AATTGCTCATTCTCCCGCTTCAAGCGGTTGTGCTGCTTCAGTAACAACTGAAGCTTTTCCTGTACGGCGTTAAATTGTTGATCTACCGACATTATTTTCTGATTTCTGCTCCTAACTCTTTTTCCATCGATGTCATGATCTTTTGCATCCAGCCATCGATCTCCTTATCGGTCAGTGTTTTCTCTTCATCCAGGAAGGTAAAGTTTACTGCCAGCGATTTTTTATCGGCGCCTAGCTTTTCACTTTCAAATACGTCAAAGAGTTTTACTTCCTGCAGTTTATTCAGGCGCAGTTTGGCAATGGCCGTTTGCACCGTATTATACGTCAGTGTCTTTGGAACAACCATAGCCAGATCACGTTCTACAGCCGGGAACTTAGGTATTTCTCTAAACTGTACTTGCTGTCGTAAACCCGCTTTAAGCAATACATCCCAATTAAAGTTGGCAAAGAATACCGGTTGTTTAATGTCAAACTTGGCGGCTACAGCAGTAGCTACTTTCCCCAATTTGACTACTTTCTCTCCATTAATACTGGCTGTTATATACTGCTCCATGAATGGGCTCGTTGCTTCCAAGTCGTATACTGGCTGGGCACCCATAGTACGCAGGATGGCTTCTACTACACCTTTCAGGTAATAGAAGTCAGCCGGTACACTTTTACCACTCCAACTTTGATCCACCACATTGCCACTCACGTACAGGCATAAGTGATTTTTTTCATTGTATTTGCCTACACTTTCAGTTGAATACGTTTTTCCATATTCAAAGAAGCGTAAGTTCGTATTCTTCCGGTTGCTATTGAAGGCAATAACTTCCAATGCTGTTGGCAACATGGCAGGGCGCATTACATCCAGTTCTGTGCTTAGGTTGTTTAACAACTTAACCGTCGTTTGCAGTTGCTTCTCGCCAAAATAAGCCGAGTTGGTAATGGAGTTGGTGAGTATTTCATTAAAGCCAAAGCCTACCAGGCTGTTGGCAATTTTTTCTTTTAAGCCTTCTTCTTTATAGTCTGTTTCTACAGCTGGTGTAATAGTGATGGCAGTAGGAATTTCAATATTGTCCAGACCATCAATGCGCAAGATCTCTTCTACAATATCAGCTGGTATGCTAACATCTCTTTTATGATAAGGCACTTCCACTTCCAAGGCGTTGGCATCGTCTTGCTGTATGCCAAAACCTAAGCTTTGTAAAATCGCTTTTACTGCTTCTGGTGCATACTGTTTACCGCTTAGCTTTTTCAGGTAAGCATACGTAAGTGTTACCGTGCGCTTGGGCTCTTGGTTAGGATAGATATCAATTACTTCTGAAGCAATTTCACCACCGGCTATTTCTTTGATCAATTGCGCCGCATGCTTCAATACAGTAACCGTATTAGAGATATCAATTCCTTTCTCAAAACGAGTAGCTGCATCAGTACGCAAGCCATGGCGGAAGGATGTTTTACGAATAGTAGTAG
This genomic interval from Flavisolibacter tropicus contains the following:
- the pheT gene encoding phenylalanine--tRNA ligase subunit beta, yielding MTISYNWLSSYLPVQLTPERLSTILTAVGLEVESMETFEEIKGGLKGLVIGEVLEAEQHPNADKLRLTKVNTGGSEPLQIVCGAPNVAAGQKVVVATVGTTIYPAGGDPLTMKVAKIRGVESYGMICAEDEIGLGTSHAGIMVLPQDAVVGTPAAEYFKPYSDIVYEIGLTPNRMDAMSHWGVARDVCAYLTHHDKIDAKPVLPIKDLAIDNTSLKIDVTVENTAASPRYSGVCIANVKVQDSPKWLQERLKAIGLRPINNIVDITNFIQHETGQPLHAFDYNAIKGGKVIVKNLPDGTSFRTLDEKERKLSSEDLMICNETDGMCIAGVFGGLESGVTEQTTNLFLESAFFDPTTIRKTSFRHGLRTDAATRFEKGIDISNTVTVLKHAAQLIKEIAGGEIASEVIDIYPNQEPKRTVTLTYAYLKKLSGKQYAPEAVKAILQSLGFGIQQDDANALEVEVPYHKRDVSIPADIVEEILRIDGLDNIEIPTAITITPAVETDYKEEGLKEKIANSLVGFGFNEILTNSITNSAYFGEKQLQTTVKLLNNLSTELDVMRPAMLPTALEVIAFNSNRKNTNLRFFEYGKTYSTESVGKYNEKNHLCLYVSGNVVDQSWSGKSVPADFYYLKGVVEAILRTMGAQPVYDLEATSPFMEQYITASINGEKVVKLGKVATAVAAKFDIKQPVFFANFNWDVLLKAGLRQQVQFREIPKFPAVERDLAMVVPKTLTYNTVQTAIAKLRLNKLQEVKLFDVFESEKLGADKKSLAVNFTFLDEEKTLTDKEIDGWMQKIMTSMEKELGAEIRK